One genomic region from Amphiprion ocellaris isolate individual 3 ecotype Okinawa chromosome 20, ASM2253959v1, whole genome shotgun sequence encodes:
- the mrpl33 gene encoding 39S ribosomal protein L33, mitochondrial, which translates to MFLTAVNLAKAKSKSILVQMVSAAGTGYAFNAKRNRLRDKMVMRKHDPVVNKHVLFFEKKKIRSI; encoded by the exons TGGCTAAGGCAAAATCCAA GAGCATCCTGGTGCAGATGGTGAGTGCTGCAGGGACAGGATATGCCTTCAATGCAAAGAGGAACCGTCTCAGAGACAAGATGGTGATGCGCAAACATGATCCAGTCG TGAACAAGCACGTCCTATTCtttgagaagaagaagatcagATCAATTTAA